Part of the Montipora foliosa isolate CH-2021 chromosome 13, ASM3666993v2, whole genome shotgun sequence genome is shown below.
tttctttcttctgttTAAATCGTATAGAATTTCAAAAAGCAATAGAATTTCATGAAAGTCCATTATTAACTACCGGCAGGTGCAGTCGTTTGGCATCGGTCCGAAATTAGAACATTTGATTTGAAGCGATTATCCGGTAGCTCTTTGCAATTCCGGAATATATtcgttttaaggacggtgcctactattattattgcgcatacgttctgcgcatcgccgatgcttactaatacagggatatttttgcgcggttgaaaactacccggagaaagtagatcttagtaagtactattggtatccaaaaaggaaattgggggtaaccatgcatttttgagagatacttaagcttcaatttgagaaagaacgccatatatttctttgtattttgaagctttttgcaaatattattcataaattatctttaaaaaatgcgtggttacccccaattttctttttggatttcaataacacttgttaagatctacatttcctgcataatcagtCACCGgggtaaaaatatctttaattagtaggcaccgtccttaattcatTGCTCtggtttattttttctttcaacgAATTTTTGTAATTAGACATACTCTGATTTTTTCGTCATTGTCAATGCGCATTCCTTCACTCGCTTACTAGGGATATTCGTTGTTACCAAACCCATGTGCAAAAACAGATTTTCGAATTAGATTTCTTAAATTACATAATAGTGGAATACACCTTACCTCTATCAAAACAGCGGACGAACAGCTGAGATTGCCGAATAATCGGTCTGTCGGATCGAACCTGCGACCAGGCCCAATTTATCGATATTCACGATTTCTTGGGAATGAATTCTCTTCGATGTCTCAGGCGAAACCAGTACGGTGGtcgagcctgatcgcaggttttCAGAAACTCATTGAACTTAGTGGGTTGTAAAAGGAGGTGGAGAGACAATACTGTCGGCTCGAGAGATCCTTATATAAGGTGTGAAGTGGGCCGTAACAGATGACCACCATGCAAATCACAAGGTATTACAAGTCATGACAAGAGAACAAAATGCTGCATCTTGCGATTGCATTACTGATACTAGGAGCAAGTTGCACAAACTTAAAATAAAGCGAAGGACCAAAATAGCAATAAATGAATGAGCGTGCATCGAAGTCAATTTCTACATTACTGAGACCTCGGTATTAGATATGAGGTTTTTTCTTTCTCAATTAGATCTTTTTGCGGTCAACAATACGGTACGGTGAGATGTGAAATCTTCGGGTGTAAGAACACAATCCAAACTTGTGCCTGCACACACCACTTAAAATCACGCCCGTTCATACCCTCTCCCAACTAAATCTATCACGCAGGACATAACAAAAGCTAAAGCCGAAGACTGCTAACTGTCATCGGGTTCCTCTCATGTTTCTGTCTTCTGTAAGGGTTTGTAATGTGCTAGTTGAGTCTACCTGAGTAGGAGACCCGATCGGGTCAATTCTCAGAGTTCCCGTTCCGTCCTCAGTATTCTGTGCGGCACTATACCACGTGGTCCCCAGTATTGTTGCctggggctcgtttctcgaaagtcccgaaaacttttcgggcccgaaaagccatttgtgaaactgccgaCCGCTTGGTCTGGAAAGCCGttcttttgaaatgtttttaaggaaacaaaaaaaaaaaaaaggaatgtgaagtttgacgacttaaatcctctccgttcttgagatacaaaaggaattgcgACAACcgaaatggcccgtaaagtttcgggactttcgagaaatgggcccctgGTCTGtgttaggcccgttttaaacgtcgcatttcacatgtgccgaatgtAATGCAAACGAGAAAAATCTATTGCTTTCgcttatttgcattagattcggcaaatgtgaaatgcgacgtttaaaacgggtcTTAAATATTTTATCAACCGCTAAAATTCTGGTGTGGGCCGAAGAGCCATATGTATGTGTGAGGCATCGCTTCAATATGCTTGGAAGGTTAATCGTCAAGAGATGTTAAACCATACACTCTAAAACTCCGAGGGTTGATAAAGATAATTCTGGAAATGATTAGCGAATGGTGTTATTCATGTTTTTCTCTCTCCAGAGACCCTCCCCTCTCGAGGGATTCACCCAACCTATAAGCAATGACCGCGGCCATATTTTGCCTGGAATTCCGCGGTCATCCAACAGTCCTTGGGGCGAGTTTGTTGGAACATGGGACATGTCAAGACCGCCGCTTAAGACCAAGACAATGAAGACAAACGCAATGGCATCAAACGCACAAAATGCCGACGTTGTCGCAGCCACGGATAACGGACAAAAGCAGGAGGTTATCACCGACAAAGCGAAAAGCCCACCGGCGATACAAGCAGCTGTGCGAACTCCAACCCCAAAGGGAGAAGCCAATCAGGACACTACAAGTCCTCGACCACAAAGCCTGGAAAATCAGTGCAAAAAGCCTCTAACTCCTGCTAAACTCAAAACACCACAACTCCCTGCGTCTCCTATTAAAAGTCCTCCTGTTCAGGATAAAGCTCCCGAGGGGCCGAGTGAACTGCCGGATCCCTCTTAATCATGCAAAGCGAAAAGCGCTCGCATTGTTGTAGTCTCGAATAAAAACTGAGTGAAAACTGAATATTTGTGATACTGTTAAGACTACCTTAATTAAATTCACTTTACTTTGTGAGGGGGGCAACGTCCAACCGTTTTTGTCTTATCACATCTTCGTATCAATGGAAACGAAAAATAACACACCAAGCATCATAATCAGAGTTATTGTTATCGTCTACAATTTAGGATGGagatgattttatttttaaaatagcgTTTGGTTTCGGAcagcatttgcaaaaaaatccGCGTTCTGCCACTGCTAAAATTCAATTAAGATATTTTACTTAGGTTGCATGAGTATTTGAGCTACAGTCCTTagttatgaattttttttttaccaaaaaacgGTTGATCTGCCGTAACAGTGCCATTTCAAAGGAGACTAACGTCGAGCTAGTCAACACGTTATACTGAAGAGACCTTTGCGTTTATCTCGtattttttcacgttttttcTCGACGCATAATAGTCGAAATCAAGTCACTCGTCTTCCAGGATGAATGAGGCAACACTTCCCATTCATAAGCAGCTTACTTCTTAGAACCAAGCCAAGAAACAAgttaatgaagggggtagtttctaaagaaactgtggtgctgcgtcggtggggaagtagtatacaaaaatttggttttatcaacggagttgataatgcaaattggtcaccgtacagagattctaaaagctgacgtttcgagtgttagcccttcgtcagagcgaatccaaattcgattcgctctgacgaagggctaacgctcgaaacgtcagcttttagaatctctgtacggtggccaatttacattatcaactccgttgataaaaccaagaaGCAAGTTAATCTGGGCTTTTCCTCAAATGGTAAACGGGCATTTCACAGTCCTTTTATTCCTTTCAGAACAATTGTCAAACTccttaaaagaaattatttcacgAATAAGAAAACATTCTTGTCGAATAATCAAAGCAAAGTTATGAACCATGCGCTTACGCTCATGCATCCATTACAACACATGTTACTACACATGTTTTGTGGATTAAAGGTAATGTGAAATTACTGACCTCTTTTCCTCGGATCTATTCTCGCTTGAACATGCACATTCTCAACAATAAGGCGATTGTGCTTCGTAGATATTTAACCGAgctgtgattggccaatttaGCAAGGTGATGTCCTGAATTGCATGATGTGCTTTTCCGAACTATTGAATTTTCTGGTAAAAAATATATCGTTTTCGAAGTCCGAATTAGAAATTAGCGGGAGGCTTTGAGTTTTCTTTATTCAACTATCCGAGTGCAAATCACGAGGGCCATAATTGAAGGTGAAACACGACAGACCGAGAAACGAGGATTGTAAAAGGCACTCATTAACAGAACTGATGATTGTTTTAAACAACTATTTAACACACGAGGATGCTGAATTTAACTTTAATATTAAGTGGTGGGGATTTACAAGATATGATAAAATAACAGGTAAGAGCTGGGCTCGTGGATCAAAGATGTAAATTCATTACAGATAAATTTCCCGGGCCTTCGTAAcgcaaaataaatattaaacgGCTTCTAATCTTGCTCTTGTCATCAACCTTTCACATACCGAAAGTTTTAGCCTAACTGAAGCACGGGGTTTTTAAAACTCTCTTATTTTCCTCTCCGGAGTTTTGCATTGCAGATTTCCTTTACAAGAGGAAAGGTCTTATTTCTCGGTTACTAGGGTATTTGTTTAAATTAACGAACAGGATCAAATTCGGGATAGGTTCAAGCGCGCATTTCTTCCGCTTAATTCGATTGgtcaaagaaagcaaaaagctTGCATTTTGCAAAGGTAATACAAGATGACATGCAGTCACCAAACCTATGTGTTTTCCATTGGTTCTGCAGTAAGCCTGCGTCCCAACTCTCCCTCTACCCTTCGCCTCCTGTGACCACTACAGTGAGGGGAGCGGCAGTACGAGGGGAGGAGGGAGGGGAGGACCAAAAGCTGGCTTGGTCAGCCGAAACACAGTacc
Proteins encoded:
- the LOC137982213 gene encoding protein Flattop homolog, which produces MSTHFSANQYDQAFAAQRLQNWEIPKKFKERPSPLEGFTQPISNDRGHILPGIPRSSNSPWGEFVGTWDMSRPPLKTKTMKTNAMASNAQNADVVAATDNGQKQEVITDKAKSPPAIQAAVRTPTPKGEANQDTTSPRPQSLENQCKKPLTPAKLKTPQLPASPIKSPPVQDKAPEGPSELPDPS